ATCAGCAGTTAATTATCTACTTTAGAAATATTCTTATTGCCAGTTGAAAAGATGGCTTCTTTAATGGCTTCTGCCTCTTGTAACTAAAGACTTAGCCATTTCAAACTGATGTGCAGTTAAGTTAAAACAAACTTGGTTAGACTTTGCCttttttctcagtctttctgATTTTGGTTGAAGTGTGGGCTCTATTTCACTTCCGTGTAAAACACTTTCCAGTCATCATATCCTACATAGAAATTGAATTGAAAAAGTAGATGCTTTCTGCTTTGGATCTTGACAATTGGTTAAATTAGCTCATGTTGACTGACTGTTGGTAATCAGCTGTGTATGTGGTTGCTCTTAGCACGCTTGAGCCTCTTGGAGTGAGTTTGGCCCTTTTCTGTTGAGTCTTGAGGTGGTGAATGTCTCCCACCTTGCATTTGCAGAGTTGTTTCTTAGCAGATATCAGGAAGTGTTGATTCAGCTCTTATTTCTAAATTACGTAGGGAATATCTAACCTACATAACGGATTTTATCTCCCTCTCTTCATTTTGGATGCATTAGCTAAAAGGAGCATGGTAACTGTGCAGTCTCATTTTGCTTTTGCCTATAAGTATTTGCCCTGTTAGCCAGCAGGAGGCGTTTGGAAAAAAGAGAAGCTTAAGGCAGAATTAACTTCCTATCCATTGCCTCCTCTACCATCTTGGGCCAGCTCTGtttcctgttctgcagctgcaCGCTGGCATTGTTGACACGGTGCTGGGTGTCCGAGTGCGTTGCCCTGGCTGGTCCAGGCACTGTGGGAACAGGTTGGGGGAATAGTGAGCTAGAGGTGCCCATTTTGAGCGTGTGCTTTTTCTGTTCTACAGCCCAAAGAGGTTCAAATGAAGATGGTAATTCCCATGTCTGCAGCTTCTGGGGTCTCCTCCCAGCCTGTTCCCCCTCTCTCGCTGCCCTGCTGTCACCTCCCTTTCCGTCAGCAGGCTGTGGGACAGTGGGGATCTCTTCTGCCCAGATGGTCCGCATGAGCTCTTTCCCTGGGGAACGTGGGGTGTGCAGCAGAGGATGGGGGAATTGGCAGAGCTGACAGTGCCCTtccttgctctgctctcctgcagttTCGCAGCCATTTTTCTGCAAGCCCTTTGGGGGGCTGTACTCCCTGCCTTACCTGGGGGAGCAGCCGACCAAGGCTGCAGAGGCCCTGAGCCGTGCCGAGTGGTGGGAGCTGCTCTTCTTCGTGAAGAAGCTGGAAGCGCAGGAGCAGGAAGAGATCACCTGTCTCATCCAGGGAGAGCAGGTATTGGCCAGAGCCTGCagtggggaagcaggagggagggagtgagggaGAACATTAGGGAAGGGACCGGGCCCGGAGGAGGAGACGGCAAGCATGAGCTGTGCAGGGACAGCCTGAATGGGGAAGAAATGGGACTGAAATGGGATGGCGAAAGCGTGGGGAGCTGGGCACAGTAAAGGGGTGAGGACAGATGAGAGGAAACACAGTCTCCCATGACCCTGTGTCCAGCAAGGTTTGGGTAGGCGAGGCATGCCCGTGGGGTGATTCTGCCAGTTGCGATTGGGTGGTGAGTGCAGCTGGGAGGTCTGGGCTGGTGGTAGTTGgtttggggacagcaggggaggGTGGCACTGGGGAATGGCCCTGGGGGCCTCTGGCGATCAGCCTTTCTGTCCGTTCTGGCAGTGGCTGTCACAAGGGGTGTGGGGTCTGTGGTGAGTCCGTGAGGGTTAACTTGACCCCATGGGTCCAGCTGTCTGAGGTGGACGAAGAAGCCCTGCTCCAGCTGTCGGTACCTGTGGAGCTGGCCCAGAAGGTGCTGCGGGTCTTGGAGAAGCGGTGTCAGGGCAGCGCTCAGCGTGACTTGCGCGGCTCCCACATCTACGCCAAATACTTCCTTGGTAGCGGGGCCGAGCAGGATGGTGGGGGGAGCGCCGCGGTGTCTTCGGAgggtgctggctgcaggagcacTGGCCCTGAAGCCATGATGGCCAAGGCAATGAAGGAAGACCTTTCCGCAGCCACagtgctgcccccagcccccgctGCAGTGGCGAAGTCGGATTCCCAGCTGTTCAGTGAGCTCCTTGAGAGAGAAGGGCTGTTCTTCCGAGAGGCGACGGAGGAGCAGATCAAAGGTAATTGCCTGCTACGCGCTGGGGTACACGCATGGTGCTGGAGGCGGCTCCGTTGCCTCGACGGAGGAAGAGTCTGGGCAGGGTATGGAAGGCAAGGTGCCTGGAggtggcctggggagggggggacctgtgggtgctgggtctgTGAGTGCATGGCACCCTGGGAGTTGCTGGGTGTGTTACTGCTGCCCTGACGCCTgcacccctgcctccctcccgccAGTGTTGGGCAGCTCCGAGGGGGTGAGCGAGAGGGGCTGGCTGGCCAAGGTTGCAGCCATGGTGGACGTGATCCAGAGCAGGAGCTCAGAGGTGGGGCTGCGCTTAGCCGGGCTCAAGCACATCATGAAGATCCTGGAGGAGGAGCCTGAGCCTGAGCAGCAAGTCGGCAAAGCCCAGGGCGGGCTGGGGACCAGGAGTGTTGGGTGAGCTGTGGGGTGCTGTGCACCCCtcctgctggctggggagggccaTGTCGGCAGGGTGGGGGACAGCGATGGAGGCAGGAGTGCGGGAGGTGGCAGTGGAAGTGTGAAGGCTGGTATGTCCCTGTGTGCTCATCAAGAAGAGAGGTGGATCTTGTGTCCCTTTGTTCCGGGCAGTCTCACTCCTGGGGCTGACCCAGCAGCAGTAGAGCCAtgtgggcagggagaaggagTCTGGCAGGGCCTGGGATGCCAGCGTGCCAGCAGCAGTGCCAAGAGGCTCCTCCTGAGGCGTCCTTTCCCGTGCAGGGAGAAGCTGGTGAAGGTGGCAGTGGAGCTGCTGAGCACTGAGGTGGCAgagaaggccctggtggtgctgatGCTGCGGCTGCTGGCTGTGCTCATGGTGAAGCATGACTGGCGCGTGCCGTTTGCCACGGAGGGCGGTGTGCGGGCTGTGCTGGCCTGCATGCATCAGCATGCCTCCTCCGCCCTGGTGCAGCAGGCTGGCCTGGCAGTGAGTGTGGCAGAGGGAGTGCTGTAGGTGGGCGGGCAGGGTGCAGGCTCCAGGAATGGCGGAGATGCCCGCTGCCCTCCTGACTGCTGTTGACCTTGCAGGCCCTGAAGGTGCTGGTGGGAGCTGTGGCTGGCGagccaggaggtgctggtgggaAGCCCTTGCCCCTGAACCATGCCGACGCGCAGATGATGCGGGAGATCTTTGCCAGCATCGGCTCTGCCTCCAGCGAGGGCTCGGCAAGCCTGCTGAGTGCCATCCCTGCTGCCATGAGCACCATGCAGAGGGTCCCAGGGTAGGGGCAGAGTGGGGACAGTGGCTGGGTGTGGGGGGACCCTctgcgggggcgggaggggcacAGTGGGCAAGGCAGGCAGGTGGCTTGTGGGTGCAGGGGAAGCTCCGTGCTTGGGGGAGGAAGGCGCCCGCATCGCTCTGTCCCTGCAGGGGCTCCTCAGGCGTGCAGAACGGCTTGCTGGTGGTGAACATGCTGATCGACGGCCACCAGGGCCTGGCGGAACAGCTGGCAAGCTGCGATctccccacggtgctgcagagctgctggtgggatGGGCAGAGCACTGGCTGCCCTCACGCGATGCTCGCCCTCAGTGTGATCAACCGCCTTGCGGAGCACCGGCGACCCCTGGGCCCAGAGACAGCAGGTAGCGTGCTGCCCGCACCCCCTGCCATGCCACGGCCCCACGgatgcagcaggcagggctgcctctcctgccagggcagagcaccCCAGTGGCGCCTCTCAAGCGAGTGCCTGGGCTGGGCCCATGTGTCCTTGTCGTGGCAGGCAGAGAGGCCCCACTGGACCTGAGGGATGTGCGGACGCTTCTGGGTGGTCTGGGGGATGGCATCTTGTCCAAGGACGCGGTAGTGGCCCTGGAGCGGCAGCTCTGCAGTGAAGGCGCCGTCCCCTCTGGCGaggcagcccagctgctgcaggaccacAGGTGCTTCAGGCTACTGCTGCGCAGCTTTGAGCTGCTGGGGGCGGAGAAGGCCGTGAGTCTGAGCATCCTCAGGTGGGTCCAGGGGGATTTGGTGGGGGTCTGGGGCCTCCGCAGCAGGTGTGTGAGTGCTGGTGGTGATGTTGGGGGGACACGGCGCATGTTTGTGGGTCCTGGTGGGGCTGTTCTTCTTCACCAGGGGCAGAGGCAGGTGCACCCCAGCACATATGCGGGTGCTGATTGGGGTGTCCTGGGGCGCAGGGCCAGGTAGGGACAGAGCAGCACGagcctgggtgctggtggggtgtCGGAGGTGCCTGGGGAGCCTTGGCTCCCAGTCCCTGTGGGGTGCTGGCCTTCCTGGTGgggcagggaagcagggctgCCTCTGGCAGCGCTGTGTGTCTGCCCTGGCTTGAGTGGGCCCTTTCTGTCACTCAGGATCCTGAACAAGTTCCTGGACGGTTACCGGGAGGATGTGCTGCCCTGGCATGAGTGTGTGGAGCCCTGTTTGTCCTCCCTGAGTGCCCACAGCAGCGACCGGGAGGTGAGCGGGCCCTGGGACTCCCAGCAGGCAGGGGCGGCTTTGCTGGCTGTGCCGTGCATCGGCCAGGCCTGGCGTTGGTGAAGCaggggccctgcctgcagcagcctggccttGTTGTGGCCAGCGCgctgggagaggtggggagcagctgtcccggccgtggcCGTGGCCCGGTGGCTGGCGTGCCCAGCACCGTGCCTGGCCAGGCTCTCACGGGCGCTGCTGCAGTGTCGGGGTGGGAGGGGATGGAGCGCTGCAGCATCCCGCTGCTGGGGCCTGGCGGGTTCCCGGCGCCAGCCCGGCCACTCATGGCTGCCTGCTCAGCAGGTGGTGCAGGAGGTCGTTGGCTTCCTGCACCGCCTGGCCACTGCCAGCAAGGACTGCGCGGTGGTGATGTGCCGTGTGGGCACCCGCGAGGCTCTGTCCAAAGCCCTGGACAAGCACAGCACGGCCCCGTCGCTGGCACCAGCCCTGCTCGACCTGGTGATTGACTGTGAGAAGTATGCCAGCCTCTACAAAAAGCTGACGACCAGCATCTTGGCTGGCTGCATCCAGGTGGGCCTGGGGAGGCCCGGCTGCGCTGGGGCTCTGGGTCTTGGGGCCGTCTAGCTGTCCCCAGCACCGAGGGGCAGCcttctgctctctgcctgctgcagccctgcggtGGGCGAGAGGAGGAGGACCCAGGGCCCCCAGTAAGAGCATTGCCCCATCCTGTAGCTGGTCCTGGGGCAGATTGAAGAGCACCGCCGGAGCCACCAGCCCATCAGCATCCCCTTCTTTGACGTCTTTCTGCGCAACCTGTGCCGAGGTGAGTgcggggagcgggagctggagccCTGTGCCTGGCACGTGCTGGCCTGGCGGCTGGAGGCTCCACGTGCTCTCCCCACAGGCTCCAGCGTGGAGGTGAAGGAGGACAAGTGTTGGGAGAAGGTGCAGGTCTCCTCCAACCCCCACCGGGCCAGCAAGCTCACGGACAGGAACCCCAAGACCTACTGGGAGTCGAACGGCAGCACCGGCTCCCACTTCATCACTGTCCACATGCAGCGTGGTGTGGTGGTCAGGTGGGGCtgggccaggagggctggggggcctTGGGGCCAGGAGGGCCAGCGGCTGTGCGAGGAGGAGGGGGCTTTGGTGATCTGTGTGAGCCCTACCCCCATGGTCCCCATCCTGGGGGTTGCTGGATGTGGGCAGCAgtgcatggggctggcaggggccagggcagggaggtggggacTGCTGGGCAGCACCATGATTGCTGCGCTGCAGGGAGATGAGCATGCTGGTGGCCAGCGAGGACTCCAGCTACATGCCGGCCCGTGTCGTGGTGCTGGGGGGAGACAGCCCTGCCACCATCAGAACTGAGCTCAACGTGGTGAGTCTCGCACAGGCTGCTCAGGCCATGGGGCCCCATGGGAGCGGTGGGCTAGTCCTTGCTGTGCCCCGTGAAGGTCTCGCCCTGGTGCTGGGGCCCTGGGAGGTGCCCCACAGGGAGGTGGGGGTGGCATGAGCTGTGCTGCGGGAGCCTCCTCCTGGCTGTAGGCAGTGGGTGCTGGAGACTTGGGCAtgggcagccctgcagcccagtCTGCAGCAGGGTGGTGTGCTGGGGCTGTGAGCCAGAAGGGGCCCTGGTGGGGGGTGCCCTGTGGCTGTgtaggggctgctgggggggacaGAGGCTGTGGCTTTGATGAGGCATGGCCAGGGGAGTGTGCAGGGTGGCTGGCGCTCGCTGTGTGGTGTGCTGAGGGCTCGCTGTCTGCTTGCAGGTGACCGTCCTGCCCTCAGACAGCAGAGTGATCCTGCTGGAGAACATGACCCGCTTCTGGCCCGTCATCCAGATCCGAGTGAAGCGGTGCCAGCAGGTAGGGGAGCAGGGGGCCGGGCCAGGGAGCTGGCAGTGTGGGGCATCAGGGCTATGCCTGAGGAGCTGAGGGTTGTGCTTTCCCGTAGGGCGGCATTGACACACGTGTGCGTGGCATCGAGGTGCTGGGTCCCAAGCCCACTCTCTGGCCCATCTTCAAGGAGCAGCTGTGTCGGCGGACGTTCCTCTCCTGCACTGCTCGGGCTCATGCCTGGTGCCAGGAGATCTGCCGGGACCGGGGGCGACTGCTGCAGCTCTTTGGCAGGTGAGTTGTCTCCTGGCTGCGCCATCGCATCCCTGGTgtcccagggcctggggggatGGTGCTGGCAGCCCGCAAGGGGACTGTAGGGCCAGGAGAGGAGCAGCCGGGTGTCCCACCTGGATAGGGAGGGGCCTTCGCTCCTCCCTGGCCACCAGTGGTCCCGGAGGGCCAGGGCCTCTTTGGGGTCCCCCAGGTTTAAGCTGGGCACGTGGGCACAGCTAACCCACCAGAGAGGTGCCCCACAGGGGCCGGCGCATCCTGAGGTCGGTCAGGCGCAGGTCGGTCAGGCACAGGCAGGATCTCACGGCCACAGGCGCCGCACAGCCACCCAGTTTGGCAAGGGCCCCAAGGCCCAGTgcaggcagggcctgggggcAGTGAGGGGCCCTGGCTGCTGGGGGCGAGTGGGGCTGCTGAGCCGTCATGCCTGGCAAGGGGGGGGGCACGGAGCAACCgctgagctctgctttcctgaggGAGTCCCCCCGGCCACCGGCAGGTGCCCAGCAGCACTGTGTGCTGCCCAGTCGCTGTTGCAGGCTGAACCGGGCGCTGCAGCATGAGCAGGGCTTCGCCGACCGCTTCCTTCCTGACGACGAGGCAGCCCGGGCCTTGGGCAGGACGTGCTGGGAGGCCCTGGTGAACCCCTTGGTGCAGAGCATCACCAGCCCAGGTACCCTGCGCTCTCCCGGGCCCGTCCGTGCCATGCCCCAGGCTGAGGCACCCTGCTCTGAGTCTGATTGGCCTCGCAGACCCCCACGGCGTCAGCCCCCTGGCCTGGTTGCTGAGCGAGTACCTGGAGAGCGTGGAGCCACCACGCCACACCACAAGCCGCGGTGCTGTCTTTGGTTCCTGTGTGCGGCGCCTGACCCAGCTCCTGGTGCACGTGGACCCTGGTAGCCCAGAGCCAGAGGAGGCAAGAGCAGGTGGTGAGCGAGGGGCTGCCCTCCCATGGGGCTGGGAGGACGGTGGCCCAGAGTGCCAGGCTGCGGCCGTGGGAATCTGCTGGGGAGCTCTGGGGAGGGCCCTGTGGCATAGGAGGCTCCCGAGCCAGGAAGGCTCATGCCCCCACAGTGGCCGTGCCTCCTGGCATCTCCTCTGCCCTGCGCCccccagggagagggggaggctgCTGGCGGTCAGTGTGTGGAGCCTGCCCACGGAGCCACGCTGAGCCCAGGGGTGTTCCTTGGcaggtgggaaggagaggaagaacaagGAGGTGCCGCCCAGGGCTGCAAAGATGGTGGTGAAGTCGAGCGGCCTGTGGGGCATCTCGCAGTGCTGGCGTGGCGTGGTGCAGCAGCAGGTAGAGCTTGGAGGGCCGGCCATGGGGACCGGAGAGGGCGTGTGGGACCCCGCACCAGGACCTACACCCTGGTGGCGCCCTGGGAGCGTGGTGAGGGCGCGGGGCTGTACCTGGCCTCCACATGGCCCGAGGATTGTGGGGACAGCCCTGCTGCGCTTGCCACCCTGGCAGGGCTCAGGCGTCAGCCGGGCCCTGTGCCCAGGCTAGTGCTGCAGGCTGCGAGAAAGGTACAGTGTCGGGCTACTTATTtcctgctgggctgctgctgcacttctgtcctgcccccgcagcccctgcccagcccttggGGCTGTGCTCCCACCTCACCACAAGCTCTTGGTAGCCTGCAGCAGCAAGCACCAGGGCCCTCTACTCGGTTCCTGCCTGGGACCAGGGCAGTTGGTGTTGGCAGGGTGAGGCTGGGGCTGTGAATGTTCCCGCGGGCCATGGGCGCGTCCCGCTGCGGGGCTCACCCCTCCCGCGGCGCGTCCCGCTGCGGGGCTCACCCCTCCCGCGGCGCGTCCCGCTGCGGGGCTCACCCCTCCCGCGGCGCGTCCCGCTGCGGGGCTCACCCCTCCCGCGGCGCGTCCCGCTGCGGGGCTCACCCCTCCCGCGGCGCGTCCCGCTGCGGGGCTCACCCCTCCCGCGGCGCGTCCCGCTGCGGGGCTCACCCCTCCCGCGGCGCGTCCCGCTGCGGGGCTCACCCCTCCCGCGGCGCGTCCCGCTGCGGGGCTCACCCCTCCCGCGGCGCGTCCCGCTGCGGGGCTCACCCCTCCCGCGGCGCGTCCCGCTGCGGGGCTCACCCCTCCCGCGGCGCGTCCCGCTGCGGGGCTCACCCCTCTCGCGGCGCGTCCCGCAGGTGCAGTGGTTCCTggaagcagcagggcaggcaCCGGATCTTGTGGAGCGATACTGTGGGCTGTACCAGCGCCTGCGTGGTGCCACGGAGGAGCTCTTTGGGCAGCAGGCCAGCTTTGTGCTGGCCCTGGGCCAGGGATTTGCAGGGGCTTTGCTGCAGCTCTCCTTCCTTACCACCCTGCACGTGAGTCGAGGGAGCATGGcatcagtgccggggccccaggcgCAGGCTGGGGAGGCTGCCCTGGCCCACAGCCTTGGGGTGAGCTCTGGGTGGGCGGTGTCCTGGCCCACCACCGAGCCACGGAGCTCTGCCCTGTGGCGGCCCTGGACGGTGGGTGCCCAACTGTGGGTGCATGGTGCTTGTCGCGGCGTGGCCCCGGCCCTGGTGCACTCCTGCCTCAGGCTGGTGCCTGGGCACCCTCGGCCCCTGCCCGAGAGCCCCAGGGTTTCCCACCTGCTCCCGCGCAGGGACATCCCCTCAGTCTGGCCCTGCGGCCACCCACTAAGCCCCCTCCGCAGCCAGACCTGTCCCTCTGCAGGTGAGTGAGCAGTTTGCCCGCTACCTTGATGGGAAGATCCAGGAGCTCCATGGGGCTGCTGGCAGTGCAGGGCCATTGCAGCAGATCCTGGAGCCCTTCGTTGTCTTCAGTGGCCTGGAGCTCGCCCACACCTTCGAGCACTTCTACCGGTGAGGGGTGCCATGTCTCTACAGGACCAGAGGGCCTGGTGTGGCATGGTGTGGTGTAGCAGGGGAGGTGCAGGTGGCGCTGAGGCTGTGGCGGTGGTGCTCCCGCTTTGCTTTTCCCGGCTCTGGCGTGTGGACGGGAAGGCTGTGAGGGCCCGTGGGTGCTGCCAGTCTGCAGAGGCACATTCTCTGCTGGTGACAGGGAGGGGAGACAGGTGCTGCCGGGCCCATGTGCCTTGGGGTGAGGCTGGGGCCGTCTCTGTCTCCTGGCGGGTGGCTAATGGCCACGGGGCTCGGGCCGGCCCCTGACCTGAGGCTGGCGGCTGTGGCAGGCACTACCTGGGGGACCGGCTCCTGGCGCAAGGGCTGTCTTGGCTGGAAGGAGCCATCGTGGAGCAGATCGGGCTGTGCTTCCCCAGCCGCTTCCCCCAAGAGATGCTGAGCAACTTGGCTGAGTCGGAGGAGCTCCAGCAGCAGTTTTACCTCttccagctgcaggagcaggacaagcggctgctggagctggaCACGGGCCTGGATGAGGTGAGCGTGTTGGTGGGGTGGGGAAGCTGGGGGCCACCCTTACAGGGATCCTGGGGCCTGTCCTGAGCTGTCCTCGTGTCCGCGTGCCCAGGCACTGGGGACGGCCTCGGCAGCAGATGTGCCAGAGGTGAAGGTGCTGGCCCTGTCCCCGCGCTGCTGGCCCATTTCCCCGTTCTGCTACATGGATGAACCTGGGAGGTTTTTCTCGGCGGCCCTGAGCTCCCCGCTGGATGAGTTTGCCAACTTCTGCAGGCGGAGTGAGTGTCGTGGCAGTGGGTGTGCGTGGGGGTCTCGCCGGGGCCCAGGCCCTCCACGGCAGCTCAGCCAGAAGTGGCAGGAGCGCTGGGGTGTGCTGGGAGTgcctggcagggctggccccTGGCCCTTGTGCTGATGCTGTCTCTGGCAGGCCAGGACCAGCTGGGCTGGGAGTGCACGAAGCCCCGGCGGTTGCAGTGGACGTGGCTGGGCCATGCCGAACTGCAGTTTGGCGACTGCGTCCTCCACGTGTCCACGCTGCAGATGTACATCCTGCTGTGCTTCAACAGCACCGAGGTAGGAGCCAGGGCCCCGGTGGGGTGAGGGAGGCAGCGGATGCTGGAGCGTAGCAGGGCCGTGTCCTCCCTTCCGGTGGGGTCTCCGGTGGTGTTTGGGGCACAAGCCCCCCCCTTGTTTGGCTGAGCCTGCAGCTGGTGGGTCTTGGCTGGCCGATCTCCTCTCATACCCTCCTGCAGGAGGTGGCTGTGGAGGCCCTGCTGCAGGCTACGGGGCTCCCTGCTGACCTAGTGCACCACGCACTGACACCGCTGACCCACGGCGAGGGCGTCCTGGAGCGGAGCTGCATGCCGGGAGGTgagtgtggggctggggcacccctggggaggtgctggtctgAGCCCCAAGGGGTGCTTGCAGGGGAAGTGAGTGGGCTGGGGTGAGTCTGTTTGTGCTTAGAGCGCAGGTCTGCGTGTCAGGTTGGGGCCTGAGGCTGTGTGTGGGGCTGGGGCGTGGGGCCGTGCATGGGGCATGGGTCAGCGTGGGTGGTTGGGTCTCAGGCctgtggggggggttggggacaggggCTAGGGGTTGTGCGTGCGGCTGTTGCTTGGGGCCATgtgtgggggacagggatggggctgaCACCTGTGAAGGCAGCAGTGGGAGGCCCAGGGTTGGGTCCAACAGCCACACGTGTGTCCTGGGGCTCCTTCAGGGCCCAGCTCAGGGCTTGGCTGACCCTGGGCCGGGTGCTAGCTCCAGGTGTGCTGCGGCTGAACCAGGCAGCCCTGGCCCATGCCTCTGGCCGCCAACTGAGGCTGCTGCCCCGGCAGAGGTACCTGCAGGCGGAAAGGGCTGAGGTCAGCGccctggaaaggaagaggaacatCCTCTGCTGCCTCATCACCCGCATCCTCAAGGTGGAGAAGCAGCTCCACATTGACAACCTGGTGTTTAGGGTATGGAGGGCTTGAGGGGCAGAGAGGGGCCGTCTGGGTGCTGCACTGCACTGCAATGTGGGGCTCCCTTGCTGCTGTAGGTGATTGATGCCTGTCAGAAGGGTGAATTGGGTCCAGGGCTGCAGTTCCTGAGCTTCTGCTGCCACAGTGTGGATGTGCTGTCCTGTGTCCTGCACCTCTTGAACCAGGGCTATCTCCGGCGCCAGGAGGAGAGGCCTCATGTCTTGGAATACATCTCTGTGGAGCCCACAACACCCCTTGGGGGCCAGGCACAGATGGTTTTCCAGAGCAGGCCACCAGAGGCATCTC
The genomic region above belongs to Calonectris borealis chromosome 3, bCalBor7.hap1.2, whole genome shotgun sequence and contains:
- the CUL9 gene encoding cullin-9 isoform X5, whose protein sequence is MHCTSTVRKNNCLAYSAASKHYYKAQENNLVLLLQRNCKISSWLAANSKEGTIEGAFPVMVDERHNGNLVVHLGPKLQACPEELIRQRRGHDGQPEYLIQWSIVSLEERAVGGSSASSAETKLENISLWMSAEEVCASCPALLGKRKLEGQWVKEEKAASPFTADVPLDETSLLEMKADVRSLVQRASRQMAETGAPESSILNTIHVLSAYASIGSLAGAFKETGALDLLMKMLCHKEKQIRRSAGKMLRALASHDAGSRAYVLLSLSQQDGIEQHVDFDGRYTLLELFAEMMSSEEHCMCFEGIHLPQIPGKLLFVLVKRYLCVTSLMDKLSSGMEQGGEQQDCAVPSLLTEERSRVKQEFEFSMAMANLILELVHVMGWDHSHKPELLPQQELRPRTTHSIFQPKTPTCTAAQMPMLTSNRGPHKKQGHAFLTPSDFTDRSGYVEYLQAKLVRGMRVRLLEDCGNVRAGEEGEFLQSTNSMHTVQVLWQSTGRTYWMHWHMLEIIGFGDQWEDPATQEKEYSLIESFNVDTAQRGSNEDVSQPFFCKPFGGLYSLPYLGEQPTKAAEALSRAEWWELLFFVKKLEAQEQEEITCLIQGEQLSEVDEEALLQLSVPVELAQKVLRVLEKRCQGSAQRDLRGSHIYAKYFLGSGAEQDGGGSAAVSSEGAGCRSTGPEAMMAKAMKEDLSAATVLPPAPAAVAKSDSQLFSELLEREGLFFREATEEQIKVLGSSEGVSERGWLAKVAAMVDVIQSRSSEVGLRLAGLKHIMKILEEEPEPEQQVGKAQGGLGTRSVGEKLVKVAVELLSTEVAEKALVVLMLRLLAVLMVKHDWRVPFATEGGVRAVLACMHQHASSALVQQAGLAALKVLVGAVAGEPGGAGGKPLPLNHADAQMMREIFASIGSASSEGSASLLSAIPAAMSTMQRVPGGSSGVQNGLLVVNMLIDGHQGLAEQLASCDLPTVLQSCWWDGQSTGCPHAMLALSVINRLAEHRRPLGPETAGREAPLDLRDVRTLLGGLGDGILSKDAVVALERQLCSEGAVPSGEAAQLLQDHRCFRLLLRSFELLGAEKAVSLSILRILNKFLDGYREDVLPWHECVEPCLSSLSAHSSDREQVVQEVVGFLHRLATASKDCAVVMCRVGTREALSKALDKHSTAPSLAPALLDLVIDCEKYASLYKKLTTSILAGCIQLVLGQIEEHRRSHQPISIPFFDVFLRNLCRGSSVEVKEDKCWEKVQVSSNPHRASKLTDRNPKTYWESNGSTGSHFITVHMQRGVVVREMSMLVASEDSSYMPARVVVLGGDSPATIRTELNVVTVLPSDSRVILLENMTRFWPVIQIRVKRCQQGGIDTRVRGIEVLGPKPTLWPIFKEQLCRRTFLSCTARAHAWCQEICRDRGRLLQLFGRLNRALQHEQGFADRFLPDDEAARALGRTCWEALVNPLVQSITSPDPHGVSPLAWLLSEYLESVEPPRHTTSRGAVFGSCVRRLTQLLVHVDPGSPEPEEARAGGGKERKNKEVPPRAAKMVVKSSGLWGISQCWRGVVQQQVQWFLEAAGQAPDLVERYCGLYQRLRGATEELFGQQASFVLALGQGFAGALLQLSFLTTLHVSEQFARYLDGKIQELHGAAGSAGPLQQILEPFVVFSGLELAHTFEHFYRHYLGDRLLAQGLSWLEGAIVEQIGLCFPSRFPQEMLSNLAESEELQQQFYLFQLQEQDKRLLELDTGLDEALGTASAADVPEVKVLALSPRCWPISPFCYMDEPGRFFSAALSSPLDEFANFCRRSQDQLGWECTKPRRLQWTWLGHAELQFGDCVLHVSTLQMYILLCFNSTEEVAVEALLQATGLPADLVHHALTPLTHGEGVLERSCMPGAPGVLRLNQAALAHASGRQLRLLPRQRYLQAERAEVSALERKRNILCCLITRILKVEKQLHIDNLVFRVIDACQKGELGPGLQFLSFCCHSVDVLSCVLHLLNQGYLRRQEERPHVLEYISVEPTTPLGGQAQMVFQSRPPEASPDEDSRDCLYWLNPGIGRSEEFLMAMLHVPMGHTLSPEEAKLLMNQTVQQVQDTLSIPDDVARHLLMHCRWNVDFLIQCYVENRETLLISSGLQVQDAQPPPSPGTHCPVCVNHLCPTEQPPTLCCMHYCCKPCWSEYLTTRIEQNMVVNCTCPISECRAQPTTAFICSIISSEEIIAKYEKALLRGYVECCSNLTWCTNPQGCDQILLKDGFGYGAACSKCSWISCFNCNFPEAHYPASCSHMSQWVDDDGYYEGMTSEAQSKHLAKLISKHCPSCQAQIEKNEGCLHMTCAKCNHGFCWRCLKPWRPIHKDYYNCSAMVSKAAWQEKRFQDYNERCTFHHHAREFAVTLRNRVSSISEMPKIRTLTFVLDACKVLEQARKVLAYSCVYSYYNQDTESMDIVEQQTESLELHTNALQILLEEALLHYQDLASSLQLLKAEHFSAGLELVHQIKERLFAILWHSTQQDFHVGLQTLADPGQRKVNLSNVPTSAPACIGPKHTILCDSPNTDEGGKEVEDEEYEPQWQEDYDDDDDLEEDNFLFDDESDNLDCDSYFDDDDAYD